The proteins below come from a single Candidatus Bathyarchaeota archaeon genomic window:
- a CDS encoding 4Fe-4S dicluster domain-containing protein has translation MKKIFAKQEVCIGCGLCEVYCTVAHSKSKDIIKAYTSEQPKPISRVTVQRDKPVSFAIQCRHCQDAPCVTACLAGAMTKDPKTGEVKHNKDKCIGCWTCIMVCPYGAIKMDKEGHVVAKCDLCQGLTEPACVANCPNEALVFKEVKP, from the coding sequence ATGAAAAAAATATTCGCAAAACAAGAGGTCTGTATCGGCTGCGGACTCTGTGAAGTATACTGCACAGTAGCCCACTCAAAATCAAAAGACATAATCAAAGCCTACACCAGCGAACAACCCAAACCCATCAGCCGCGTAACCGTCCAACGCGACAAACCCGTTAGCTTCGCAATTCAGTGCCGCCACTGCCAAGACGCCCCATGCGTAACCGCCTGCCTAGCAGGAGCAATGACTAAAGACCCCAAAACAGGCGAAGTAAAACACAACAAAGACAAATGCATAGGCTGCTGGACCTGCATAATGGTTTGCCCCTATGGCGCCATAAAAATGGACAAAGAAGGCCATGTAGTAGCAAAATGCGACCTATGCCAAGGATTAACCGAACCAGCTTGTGTTGCCAACTGCCCAAATGAGGCATTGGTCTTCAAAGAGGTGAAACCCTAA
- a CDS encoding AbrB/MazE/SpoVT family DNA-binding domain-containing protein → MAEKDLGYRRVQCTGRGSYIISLPKEWVEDIGLKRGSEIAFSLQPNSTLNLIPRKIMEKNGQDDSLKPKEYYVNVDPKETLEATIRMIRALYAIGADIIRVHFKNPPEGITKYKNEIKTLARDNFLGSEIIEETADEITLQILIKHSEFPIEKAVRRMAIVALSANRDAISALKDQNTSLRDSVNNAHNDVNRLGLYIIRQLKYGIERNLYRELGFRNPKEFLLYRIAVNDIESIGDNAMNIITNLFTLQKLINEETLYIKEPIDEEIYNQLVNFSTQAHQLYDDSIRALFKRDYKDAEKLISKRESMIPLENALILLMSSKKLDPNVLSVLRLIFDSERRIMDYSKNMAELTLNRTVEELCSTLTYK, encoded by the coding sequence ATGGCAGAAAAAGACCTAGGCTACAGACGAGTCCAATGTACAGGAAGAGGCAGCTACATCATCAGCCTACCCAAAGAATGGGTAGAAGACATAGGCCTAAAACGAGGAAGCGAAATAGCCTTCAGCCTACAACCCAACTCCACACTCAACCTCATCCCCAGAAAAATAATGGAAAAAAACGGACAAGACGACAGCTTAAAACCCAAAGAATACTACGTCAACGTAGACCCCAAAGAAACCCTAGAAGCAACAATACGTATGATACGGGCATTATACGCTATCGGAGCTGACATAATCCGAGTACACTTCAAAAACCCACCCGAAGGAATCACCAAATACAAAAACGAAATAAAAACCCTAGCCCGAGACAACTTCTTAGGCTCAGAAATAATCGAAGAAACAGCAGACGAAATAACCCTGCAAATCCTAATCAAACACAGCGAATTCCCCATCGAAAAAGCCGTCCGCAGAATGGCAATCGTGGCACTCTCCGCAAACCGCGACGCCATCTCAGCCCTAAAAGACCAAAACACCAGCCTACGCGACAGCGTAAACAATGCCCACAACGACGTTAACCGCCTTGGCTTATACATTATCAGGCAACTAAAATACGGCATAGAGCGTAATTTGTATCGTGAATTGGGTTTCCGTAACCCCAAAGAGTTCCTGCTCTACCGCATCGCAGTAAATGACATAGAAAGCATCGGCGATAACGCCATGAACATAATCACAAACCTATTCACGCTTCAAAAACTCATCAATGAAGAAACCCTCTACATCAAAGAACCCATAGACGAAGAAATCTATAACCAACTCGTAAACTTTAGCACACAAGCCCATCAACTCTACGATGACTCAATCAGAGCACTCTTCAAACGCGACTACAAAGACGCAGAAAAACTAATCAGCAAACGTGAATCCATGATACCCCTAGAAAACGCGCTTATACTACTCATGTCCAGCAAAAAACTTGACCCCAACGTGCTCAGTGTACTCAGGCTGATTTTTGACAGCGAACGTCGCATAATGGACTACAGCAAAAACATGGCAGAACTCACGCTAAACCGAACCGTGGAGGAACTCTGCTCAACATTAACATACAAATAA
- a CDS encoding DUF190 domain-containing protein, which translates to MRQKMWDLTIRIKKNDELGGKRLQTLIMELLVKNKIEGATVWTGVNGFGKRGKSTMHLEGVQINMPLIIEVIDLQEKLEPILPELKQVIGDDGLVTIQETYVI; encoded by the coding sequence TTGAGGCAAAAAATGTGGGACTTAACGATTCGTATCAAAAAGAACGATGAGTTAGGCGGTAAACGATTACAAACCCTGATTATGGAACTGCTTGTCAAAAACAAAATCGAGGGTGCAACAGTGTGGACTGGCGTGAACGGGTTCGGTAAACGCGGAAAATCCACAATGCACCTTGAAGGAGTCCAAATCAACATGCCCCTAATCATCGAAGTCATCGACCTGCAAGAAAAACTGGAACCTATACTGCCCGAACTCAAACAAGTAATCGGCGATGACGGATTAGTGACTATACAAGAAACATACGTCATCTAA
- the crcB gene encoding fluoride efflux transporter CrcB, which yields MKMIEFLLLAAGAVAGAYLRYIIVESPKTFYGLPLNVLAVNIAGSFVLGLFSVLALTLNLDSKYTLLTAVGFCGSFTTMSSFALETSNLLDANRFSLLALNILANVSLSLAAVMGGRALGDVIMERLVR from the coding sequence ATGAAAATGATAGAATTCCTCCTCTTGGCAGCTGGCGCAGTAGCAGGCGCATACCTAAGATACATAATTGTAGAATCACCCAAAACCTTCTACGGCTTACCCCTAAACGTTTTAGCCGTAAACATTGCAGGCAGCTTCGTTTTAGGTCTATTCTCAGTGTTGGCGTTGACTTTGAATTTGGACTCAAAATACACCCTACTAACCGCCGTGGGTTTCTGTGGCTCTTTTACAACAATGAGTTCCTTTGCACTGGAAACCAGCAATCTCTTGGATGCGAACAGATTTAGCCTTCTTGCACTAAACATACTAGCAAACGTTAGCTTATCTTTAGCTGCGGTCATGGGTGGCAGAGCCTTAGGCGACGTTATAATGGAGAGGTTGGTTCGTTGA
- a CDS encoding carbohydrate kinase family protein gives MTLETFDVAVVGHLCIDTIMLPSRTQPFRVLGGATTYTSFAVKHLCALPAVISKIGEDFPQAYLWWLQQEGINTSAVKISPNEQSTSFQLQYSSDLSERTLTLKGQTSPITIEDLPSNFHSKAIHIAPIAGEVSYEVAEQLKSCADMLSLDPQGILRSFDDKGKVGIKEQVDKKILELINVYKSSIDEITLLTGQTELGRAIKEVHDLGVETVIITMGTKGALLSTQGAQHNIPACQSEVLVDPTGAGDVFIGGFITEYIQKKEPLWCACVGSAAASLVVEGLGPTYFGNPQDIYWRANKIFKKEN, from the coding sequence ATGACGCTTGAAACCTTTGACGTAGCAGTAGTTGGGCACCTCTGCATAGACACCATAATGCTTCCAAGCAGAACACAGCCCTTCAGGGTTTTAGGCGGCGCAACCACGTATACTTCATTTGCTGTCAAGCATCTTTGCGCTTTACCCGCAGTCATCTCTAAAATCGGAGAAGATTTTCCCCAAGCATACCTTTGGTGGCTACAGCAAGAAGGCATAAACACTTCTGCAGTCAAAATATCCCCAAATGAGCAATCAACCAGTTTTCAGCTTCAATACAGCAGTGACCTCAGCGAGCGCACCCTGACACTTAAAGGGCAAACATCCCCAATCACCATAGAAGATTTACCCAGCAATTTCCACTCAAAAGCGATTCACATAGCACCTATAGCAGGCGAAGTCAGCTACGAAGTTGCAGAACAACTAAAAAGCTGCGCGGACATGCTCTCACTTGACCCTCAGGGGATACTGCGAAGTTTTGATGACAAGGGAAAAGTTGGAATAAAAGAGCAAGTTGACAAGAAAATTTTGGAGCTCATCAACGTTTACAAGTCCTCAATAGATGAGATTACCCTGTTAACTGGGCAAACTGAACTGGGCAGGGCAATCAAAGAAGTGCATGATTTAGGCGTCGAAACAGTGATTATCACCATGGGAACCAAAGGCGCACTGCTGTCAACTCAAGGAGCCCAACATAATATACCCGCCTGCCAATCCGAAGTGCTTGTTGACCCAACAGGTGCAGGAGATGTCTTCATAGGAGGTTTCATAACTGAATACATCCAGAAAAAAGAGCCGCTTTGGTGCGCGTGTGTGGGTTCCGCGGCGGCATCATTGGTTGTTGAAGGGTTAGGTCCCACCTATTTTGGAAACCCGCAGGATATTTACTGGCGGGCAAATAAAATCTTCAAAAAAGAAAACTAG
- a CDS encoding glycosyltransferase — protein sequence MDDTITSKDKVILGIRNVASFLPKLGLVKKPRYHKDGVSFVVPVKDEEQWIKASLLSIVDVADEIIVVDSSAEDNTTKIIQDLAAQYSKIKHIRFYWQGANAFALSCHIGLTCTSYRWVFKWDSDYVIKSKEALQEWIGRLNRLDKNRYYVIDVPRINLEVDLNSQPKSCPFGIYEARIFTFSPELRWQLKDNSWEQVTGDSIWGHRFPPWYKILRWHEPYIFHCNIKTPKRMLMRMFWNFQVNRDPRFNSLEEYTRFHVKQDWNMTFEEGQKKAMEIYRKDTVPYDKAKYGELPKIL from the coding sequence TTGGACGACACGATCACCTCAAAAGACAAAGTGATATTAGGTATCAGAAATGTTGCCTCATTTTTACCAAAACTTGGGCTGGTCAAAAAACCCCGCTACCACAAAGATGGCGTAAGCTTTGTTGTTCCCGTTAAAGATGAGGAACAATGGATTAAAGCCAGCCTTCTCTCAATTGTTGATGTCGCTGACGAAATCATCGTTGTAGACAGCAGCGCAGAAGATAACACCACAAAAATCATCCAAGACCTCGCCGCACAATACAGCAAAATTAAACACATACGCTTCTACTGGCAAGGTGCCAACGCTTTCGCGCTTTCATGCCACATCGGCTTAACATGCACAAGTTATCGATGGGTTTTCAAATGGGACAGCGACTACGTTATAAAAAGCAAAGAGGCACTGCAGGAATGGATTGGACGCCTAAACAGGTTGGATAAGAACCGTTACTACGTGATTGATGTGCCCCGTATAAATTTGGAAGTTGACCTGAACAGTCAACCCAAAAGTTGCCCCTTTGGCATCTATGAGGCCCGCATTTTTACTTTTAGTCCTGAACTGCGTTGGCAACTCAAAGACAACTCGTGGGAACAAGTTACAGGTGACAGCATTTGGGGGCACCGTTTTCCACCATGGTATAAGATTCTGCGGTGGCATGAACCCTACATTTTCCACTGCAACATCAAAACCCCCAAACGTATGCTTATGCGCATGTTCTGGAACTTCCAAGTAAACCGTGACCCCCGCTTCAATAGTCTAGAAGAGTACACTCGTTTTCATGTAAAGCAGGATTGGAATATGACATTTGAGGAAGGGCAAAAGAAAGCAATGGAGATTTACCGCAAAGACACTGTCCCGTATGATAAAGCAAAATACGGAGAGTTACCCAAGATTTTGTAG